The following coding sequences lie in one Arachis stenosperma cultivar V10309 chromosome 5, arast.V10309.gnm1.PFL2, whole genome shotgun sequence genomic window:
- the LOC130981266 gene encoding uncharacterized protein LOC130981266 has product MIDTREPRDISLKFTSSQPIFNEEGECLIPAFQVVFISVFLGDFQPIEQVQDLSIYSDEGRLASTLARVFERAQKINKESRTRINYKSRNTLIVSSKKNQIESREMRLLVDFESAFYNFSGLLENLPDGIRRNLCHLLKDKEDHRCQLCASEMSEESNNAEDPTHVGKEVDETSESSINIIVE; this is encoded by the coding sequence atgATCGATACAAGAGAACccagggatatatccctaaaatttacaagTAGTCAGCCAATCTTCAACGAAGAAGGAGAATGTCTGATTCCGGCATTTCAAGTAGTTTTCATATCAGTCTTCCTCGGAGATTTTCAACCAATAGAACAAGTTCAAGATCTATCAATTTACAGCGACGAAGGACGATTGGCCAGCACATTGGCAAGAGTCTTCGAGAGAGCCCAAAAGATAAACAAAGAATCCAGAACAAGAATAAACTATAAAAGCAGAAACACTCTAATTGTTTCTAGTAAGAAAAACCAGATTGAATCAAGAGAAATGAGACTCCTAGTAGATTTTGAATCAGCATTTTACAACTTCTCTGGATTATTGGAAAATCTTCCTGACGGGATAAGGAGGAATCTATGCCATTTGCTAAAGGACAAAGAAGACCATAGGTGCCAGCTGTGCGCCTCAGAAATGTccgaagaaagcaataatgccGAAGACCCCACCCAcgtgggaaaagaagtggatgAGACATCTGAGTCATCTATCAACATTATTGTTGAATGA